In the genome of Hyalangium minutum, one region contains:
- a CDS encoding mannosyltransferase family protein — protein MSRLGWATFPVGVFLFTRAAILALTSWSLRMDPRLHFEGPPLLDVPSLGGLCRWDCLYYTHIALEGYREPFWTNFFPLFPLLGKGLSLVTGLSVPHALVVLGNLAGLGALLAVYRVFLETEGEEVARSGLILFASFPFAFFQAAGYPESLMVLTSAGAMLLAMRGRHVTAGGVLGLGVLARHLTIVAGLSLLAAQVKERGLHPRRFLLHRAFLGLVLPFALASLYMLYLYATRGEPFAWWTHRKEGWGDLAWFGLADLLRGQSLPLEVYLYVLLSLVPAAGTVMLLREPRWRVLAAFAAGLMLTLWTVGLAGLGRYSASCWPAFLPLGAWLARRPALLMPSVCAGALLQGMFLFLFAHWYNVN, from the coding sequence ATGAGCCGCCTGGGCTGGGCCACGTTCCCCGTGGGGGTGTTCCTGTTCACCCGCGCGGCGATCCTCGCCCTCACGAGCTGGTCGCTGCGCATGGACCCACGGCTGCACTTCGAGGGCCCGCCCCTGCTCGACGTGCCCTCGCTGGGAGGCCTCTGCCGCTGGGACTGCCTGTACTACACGCACATCGCGCTCGAGGGGTACCGGGAGCCCTTCTGGACCAACTTCTTCCCGCTCTTCCCGCTGCTGGGAAAGGGCCTGTCCCTGGTGACGGGGCTGTCGGTGCCGCACGCCCTGGTGGTGCTGGGGAACCTCGCGGGGCTGGGGGCGCTGCTCGCGGTGTACCGCGTCTTCCTAGAGACCGAGGGCGAGGAGGTGGCGCGCTCGGGGCTGATCCTCTTCGCCTCCTTCCCGTTCGCCTTCTTCCAGGCCGCGGGCTATCCCGAGTCCCTCATGGTGCTCACCAGCGCGGGGGCCATGCTCCTGGCCATGCGCGGGCGGCACGTGACAGCGGGCGGGGTGCTCGGGCTCGGGGTGCTGGCGAGACACCTGACGATCGTCGCGGGTCTGTCCCTGCTCGCCGCGCAGGTGAAGGAACGAGGCCTGCACCCGCGCCGCTTCCTGCTCCACCGGGCCTTCCTGGGGCTCGTGCTGCCATTCGCGCTGGCCTCGCTCTACATGCTCTACCTGTACGCCACGCGCGGCGAGCCGTTCGCCTGGTGGACGCACCGCAAGGAGGGCTGGGGGGACCTGGCCTGGTTCGGCCTGGCGGATCTGCTGCGCGGGCAGTCTCTGCCGCTGGAGGTGTACCTCTACGTGCTGCTCTCACTGGTGCCCGCTGCGGGCACGGTGATGCTGCTGCGCGAGCCCCGGTGGCGAGTGCTGGCGGCGTTCGCGGCCGGGCTGATGCTCACCCTGTGGACGGTGGGGCTGGCGGGGCTGGGCCGCTACAGCGCTTCCTGCTGGCCCGCGTTCCTCCCGCTCGGTGCGTGGCTGGCCCGGCGCCCCGCGCTGCTGATGCCCTCGGTGTGCGCGGGAGCGCTGCTACAGGGCATGTTCCTCTTCCTCTTCGCGCACTGGTACAACGTCAACTGA
- a CDS encoding hybrid sensor histidine kinase/response regulator, which translates to MHVLLLKVPRPLEQELEQRFQLDGGTALALQLHRAERLEELSESLAPSLVVLADPGGPLDELTQLCRQLRARRPLTQSHLTLLTQRPSADLSLLARAGADECLAPPGESWGVRLTALHRRLHPEDPHVPDLARLERPRLSSLEALYVLLSSTSAEIGHDFFQPLVSQLASALRVSSALVGELSPGRDSLNTLALCVDGGFRRSVSWPLRGTILEQVVTHGSRHLPEGVRSHFPEDPVLQQLKAEGFLGVTLKDAQQKPLGILAVAHTEPLDAGLIDYALLGALAARAGAELARLRVQAELERTRDFLRNTLNALPDPVFVKDRAHRFVILNSAFCRVFERTEQELLGMSDYDLVPAQEADLFWKKDEEVFAAGQPRENEETLTDGSGSSRILNTKKAPFTAGGGEPFIVGIIRDVTEWRRLEMQLRLTDRMASVGMLAAGVAHEINNPLAYISSNLTYVAEHLAHEELTPTQLTELRDAVLESLEGASRVRVIVQDLKSFARADDESQGSVDVHRVIEGALRLVRNEVHHRARLTRSFEPVPAVRGNEARLGQVLVNLLVNALQAFPPERLAEQNSVNIATRSRGEWILIEVEDNGQGMSPEVQRQIFEPFFTTKPVGIGTGLGLSICNNLIRIMGGWIEVQSNPGWGSTFRLVLPTFAPKSDAPAATASTGREKTGAQGLRRKVLLIDDEPAVGTAVRRLLRDYHEVESLQDAREALKRIANGTKYDAIVCDVMMPEMTGVQFFMELERSAPELARRTGLMSGGVFSPHAIEFIESRAVELLHKPFEREGLRKFVERLCASIP; encoded by the coding sequence GTGCACGTCTTACTCTTGAAGGTGCCACGGCCGCTGGAGCAAGAGCTGGAGCAGCGCTTCCAGCTCGACGGGGGAACGGCTCTTGCTCTCCAACTGCACCGCGCGGAGCGGCTGGAGGAGCTCTCCGAGTCCCTCGCTCCCTCCCTGGTCGTGCTGGCCGACCCGGGAGGGCCCCTCGATGAGCTCACCCAGCTCTGCCGCCAGCTCCGTGCCCGCCGCCCCCTCACTCAGTCGCACCTCACGCTCCTGACCCAGCGGCCCTCCGCAGACCTCTCGTTGCTGGCTCGCGCGGGCGCGGATGAGTGCCTGGCCCCTCCTGGAGAGAGCTGGGGCGTGCGGCTCACCGCCCTCCACCGGCGCCTGCACCCGGAGGATCCTCACGTCCCGGATCTCGCCCGCCTGGAGCGGCCCCGGCTCAGCTCCTTGGAGGCGCTCTATGTGCTGCTCTCCAGCACCTCGGCGGAGATCGGCCATGACTTCTTCCAGCCCCTCGTGTCCCAGTTGGCCTCCGCGCTCCGGGTCTCCAGTGCCCTCGTCGGCGAGCTGAGCCCCGGTAGAGACAGCCTCAACACCCTGGCGCTCTGCGTGGACGGCGGCTTCCGCCGGAGCGTGTCGTGGCCGCTGCGTGGCACCATCCTGGAGCAGGTGGTGACGCACGGCAGCCGCCACCTCCCCGAGGGTGTCCGGTCCCACTTCCCGGAGGACCCCGTGCTCCAGCAGCTCAAGGCTGAGGGCTTCCTCGGCGTGACGCTGAAGGACGCTCAGCAGAAGCCCCTCGGCATCCTCGCCGTCGCGCACACCGAGCCCCTGGACGCCGGCCTCATCGACTACGCCCTCCTGGGCGCACTGGCGGCCCGTGCCGGCGCCGAGCTGGCGCGCCTGCGCGTCCAGGCCGAGCTGGAGCGCACCCGGGACTTCCTGCGCAACACCCTCAACGCGCTCCCGGATCCCGTCTTCGTCAAGGATCGCGCCCACCGGTTCGTCATCCTGAACAGCGCGTTCTGCCGCGTCTTCGAGCGCACCGAACAGGAGCTGCTCGGCATGTCCGACTACGACTTGGTGCCCGCGCAAGAGGCGGACCTCTTCTGGAAGAAGGATGAGGAAGTCTTCGCCGCCGGGCAGCCCCGGGAGAACGAAGAGACGCTGACGGACGGCTCCGGCAGCTCCCGGATCCTCAACACCAAGAAGGCCCCCTTCACCGCGGGCGGGGGCGAACCCTTCATCGTCGGCATCATCCGCGATGTCACCGAATGGCGGAGGTTGGAGATGCAACTGCGGCTCACGGACCGGATGGCCTCGGTGGGGATGCTGGCGGCAGGGGTGGCTCACGAGATCAACAACCCCCTGGCCTATATCTCCTCCAACCTCACCTATGTCGCCGAGCACCTCGCGCACGAGGAGCTGACGCCCACTCAGCTCACGGAGCTGCGCGACGCCGTCCTCGAGTCGCTCGAGGGGGCCAGCCGGGTGCGCGTCATCGTCCAGGATCTCAAGTCCTTCGCGCGCGCGGACGATGAGTCCCAGGGCTCGGTGGATGTTCACCGCGTCATCGAGGGCGCGCTGCGCCTGGTCCGCAACGAGGTCCACCACCGGGCCCGGCTCACACGCTCGTTCGAGCCCGTCCCCGCGGTGCGGGGCAACGAGGCGCGCCTGGGCCAGGTGCTCGTGAACCTGCTGGTGAATGCCTTGCAGGCGTTCCCTCCGGAGCGCTTGGCCGAGCAGAACAGCGTCAACATCGCCACCCGCAGCCGGGGCGAGTGGATCCTCATCGAGGTGGAGGACAACGGCCAGGGCATGAGCCCCGAAGTCCAGCGGCAGATTTTCGAGCCGTTCTTCACCACCAAGCCGGTGGGCATCGGCACAGGCCTGGGGCTCTCCATCTGCAACAACCTCATCCGCATCATGGGCGGCTGGATCGAGGTGCAGAGCAATCCGGGCTGGGGAAGCACCTTCCGGCTGGTGCTCCCGACCTTCGCGCCGAAGAGCGACGCCCCCGCCGCCACCGCGAGCACCGGGCGGGAGAAGACGGGCGCACAGGGGCTTCGCCGCAAGGTGCTCCTCATCGATGACGAGCCCGCCGTGGGCACCGCCGTGCGCCGGCTGCTGCGCGACTACCACGAGGTGGAGTCGCTCCAGGACGCGCGCGAGGCGCTCAAGCGCATTGCCAACGGCACGAAGTACGACGCCATCGTCTGTGACGTCATGATGCCGGAGATGACCGGGGTGCAGTTCTTCATGGAGCTGGAGCGCAGCGCGCCAGAGCTGGCGCGGCGAACCGGCCTCATGTCCGGCGGCGTGTTCAGCCCCCACGCCATCGAGTTCATCGAGTCCCGCGCCGTCGAGCTGCTCCACAAGCCCTTCGAGCGCGAGGGCCTCCGGAAGTTCGTGGAGCGCCTGTGCGCCTCCATCCCCTGA
- a CDS encoding RluA family pseudouridine synthase, with amino-acid sequence MAPQKITVPREAAGERLDKHLSKHVPGLSLERARTLIAQGHVRIRGKKCQPTRKLWGGEEIELERPPPRRPNARRSVEGPELPVLHDDADLVIINKPPGVVVEPGGPEASVVELLAARLSPFDVEGLARPGVVHRLDRETSGCLALARTDEAMAAIDRAFQEKRVDKRYWTLVLGEAPEQGRLEGPYGRDPKDPRKYTTRVSSARRASLSFEVRERLRGATLLEVKLETGRTHQIRVQLSEAGLPVLGDAIYGPAEARLHPAAQALGRQALHALQLSLPHPSTGALLRVEAPLPEDFQRALALLRSPGGEGGSGLSG; translated from the coding sequence ATGGCGCCGCAGAAGATCACCGTCCCCCGAGAGGCCGCTGGAGAGCGGCTCGACAAGCACCTGTCGAAGCATGTGCCCGGCCTCTCGCTGGAGCGCGCCCGCACGCTGATTGCCCAGGGCCACGTGCGCATCCGCGGCAAGAAGTGCCAGCCCACCCGCAAGCTCTGGGGCGGAGAGGAAATCGAGCTGGAGCGGCCCCCGCCCCGCCGTCCGAACGCGAGGCGCTCCGTGGAGGGGCCCGAGCTGCCCGTGCTCCACGACGATGCGGACCTCGTCATCATCAACAAGCCCCCGGGCGTGGTGGTGGAGCCAGGGGGCCCCGAGGCCTCGGTGGTGGAGCTGCTCGCGGCCCGGCTGTCTCCCTTTGACGTGGAGGGCCTCGCGCGGCCCGGCGTCGTGCACCGGCTGGACCGGGAGACGAGCGGCTGCCTTGCGCTCGCGCGCACCGACGAGGCCATGGCCGCGATCGACCGCGCCTTCCAGGAGAAGCGCGTGGACAAGCGCTACTGGACGCTCGTGCTCGGCGAGGCCCCCGAGCAGGGCCGGTTGGAGGGCCCCTACGGCCGCGATCCCAAGGACCCGCGCAAGTACACCACCCGCGTCTCCTCCGCCCGCCGCGCGTCGCTGTCCTTCGAGGTGCGCGAGCGGCTCCGAGGCGCCACGCTGCTCGAGGTGAAGCTCGAGACGGGCCGCACGCACCAGATCCGCGTCCAGCTCTCCGAGGCGGGACTCCCCGTGCTCGGGGACGCCATCTATGGCCCGGCGGAGGCCCGCTTGCACCCGGCGGCCCAGGCGCTGGGACGGCAGGCGCTGCACGCGCTCCAGCTCTCCCTGCCGCACCCCTCGACGGGAGCCCTGCTCCGTGTGGAGGCGCCGCTGCCCGAGGACTTCCAGCGCGCCCTGGCGCTGCTGCGGAGCCCCGGCGGGGAGGGCGGCTCAGGCCTGAGCGGGTGA
- a CDS encoding ATP-binding protein encodes MPRRFNTAGPCRPDWHYMVPAERRLPEAAGLIEQSGYFVVHAPRQTGKTTVLRAMAAHLTGSGRYAALHFSCETGEAAGDDFAEAQRAILAGLRRAAEIHLPSELHPPPFPAAPNSSLLSAALTAWARACPRPLVLFFDEIDALRGQSLLSVLRQLREGFPDRPAFFPASVVLCGLRDVRDYKAASGGNPERLGTSSPFNIKVESFRLGDFTAQEVRELCAQYTADTGQAFSAPALSRLFELTRGQPWLVNALARELTEKLAVPQSEPISVDHVETAKERLILARATHLDSLMAKLHDPRVRRVIEPLLAGDVTTSDTYSEDVQYLRDLGLCAVNNPLRVANPIYREVIARVLAGSVEIQVEAEPKSFVLPDGRLDFDRLLREFTVFWRQHGEVLTAGVPYHEAAPQLVFMAFLQCVVNGGGFVDREYGVGRGRIDLLVRWPYQDQEQRRWQLHAVELKLWRENQADPLSDGLVQLDGYLERLGLPEGVLVLFDRRAQSRATPPGRFEQALTASGRSVTVLRV; translated from the coding sequence ATGCCACGCCGCTTCAACACCGCTGGGCCCTGCCGCCCGGACTGGCACTACATGGTTCCCGCGGAGCGCAGACTCCCCGAAGCGGCGGGGCTGATTGAGCAATCGGGTTACTTTGTTGTCCACGCCCCCCGGCAGACAGGGAAGACCACCGTCCTGCGTGCCATGGCGGCACACCTCACAGGCTCGGGCCGCTACGCCGCGCTCCATTTCTCCTGTGAGACGGGCGAGGCCGCGGGCGATGACTTCGCCGAAGCGCAACGGGCGATCCTCGCGGGCCTCCGCCGCGCCGCGGAGATCCACCTGCCCTCGGAGCTGCACCCGCCTCCCTTCCCGGCGGCTCCCAACAGCTCGCTGCTGAGTGCAGCGCTCACCGCCTGGGCCCGCGCCTGCCCACGCCCCCTGGTGCTCTTCTTCGATGAGATCGATGCCTTGCGTGGCCAGAGCCTCCTTAGCGTGCTGCGCCAGCTCCGTGAGGGCTTTCCCGATCGGCCTGCCTTCTTTCCGGCCTCGGTCGTTCTGTGCGGCCTGAGGGATGTGCGCGACTACAAGGCGGCCAGCGGCGGCAATCCCGAGCGTCTGGGCACCTCCAGCCCCTTCAACATCAAGGTCGAGTCTTTCCGGCTCGGAGACTTCACCGCACAGGAGGTCCGGGAGCTCTGTGCCCAGTACACCGCCGACACGGGACAGGCCTTCTCTGCCCCAGCCCTCTCCCGGCTCTTCGAGCTGACACGTGGGCAACCCTGGCTCGTCAACGCGCTGGCCCGGGAACTCACCGAGAAGCTCGCCGTCCCGCAGAGCGAGCCCATCTCCGTGGACCACGTGGAGACGGCCAAGGAGCGCCTCATCCTCGCGCGAGCCACCCACCTGGACTCGTTGATGGCCAAGCTCCATGACCCGCGTGTCCGCCGCGTCATCGAACCGCTGCTCGCGGGTGACGTCACGACCAGTGACACCTATTCGGAGGACGTCCAGTACCTGCGGGACCTGGGCCTGTGCGCGGTTAACAACCCACTGCGCGTAGCCAACCCCATCTACCGCGAGGTGATTGCTCGCGTGCTGGCAGGCTCGGTGGAGATCCAGGTCGAGGCAGAGCCCAAGAGCTTCGTGCTTCCCGATGGACGGCTCGACTTCGACCGGCTGCTGCGCGAATTCACTGTCTTCTGGCGGCAGCACGGCGAGGTGCTCACCGCGGGAGTGCCCTACCATGAAGCGGCACCCCAGCTCGTCTTCATGGCCTTCCTCCAGTGCGTCGTGAACGGCGGAGGCTTCGTGGACCGTGAATACGGCGTGGGCCGGGGGCGCATCGACCTGCTGGTGCGCTGGCCGTACCAGGATCAGGAGCAGCGCCGATGGCAGCTCCACGCCGTGGAACTCAAGCTCTGGCGCGAGAACCAGGCAGACCCACTCTCCGATGGCCTGGTTCAGCTCGATGGCTACTTGGAGCGCCTGGGCCTGCCCGAGGGAGTGCTCGTCCTCTTTGACCGCAGAGCGCAGTCCCGAGCCACACCGCCCGGCCGCTTCGAGCAGGCCCTCACTGCCTCCGGGCGAAGCGTCACGGTCTTGCGCGTGTA